The following are encoded together in the Kribbella voronezhensis genome:
- a CDS encoding DNA-formamidopyrimidine glycosylase family protein produces MPELPEVESLTGFLRERAVERAIVRADITAISALKTYDPPISSLVGLLIDDVQRHGKFLDISAQGIHLVIHLARAGWLRWREEQSTGLVRPGKGPIALRVALDDGSGFDLTEAGTQKKLAVYVVRDPAEVPGISRLGPDPFTLTAEQFGEILKQQGRVQLKGVLRNQSVIAGIGNAYSDEILHVAKMSPFKPASNLTEDEQKVLYDAMRDTLTDAVERSKGLAAQDLKSEKKSGLRVHGRKGEKCPVCGDIVREVSFADSSLQYCATCQTGGKPLADRRLSKLLK; encoded by the coding sequence GTGCCCGAGTTGCCGGAAGTCGAATCGCTGACGGGGTTCCTGCGGGAACGCGCCGTCGAGCGAGCGATCGTGCGTGCCGACATCACCGCGATCAGTGCGCTGAAGACCTATGACCCGCCGATCTCGTCACTGGTGGGCCTGCTGATCGACGACGTGCAGCGGCACGGGAAGTTCCTGGACATCTCCGCGCAGGGCATCCACCTCGTCATCCACCTCGCCCGGGCCGGCTGGCTGCGCTGGCGCGAGGAGCAGTCGACCGGCCTGGTCCGGCCCGGCAAGGGGCCGATCGCGCTCCGGGTCGCCCTCGACGACGGCTCCGGCTTCGACCTGACCGAGGCCGGCACCCAGAAGAAGCTCGCGGTGTACGTCGTGCGCGATCCCGCCGAGGTGCCGGGGATTTCCCGCCTCGGGCCGGATCCGTTCACGCTGACCGCGGAGCAGTTCGGCGAGATCCTCAAGCAGCAGGGCCGGGTCCAGTTGAAGGGCGTCCTGCGGAACCAGTCGGTGATCGCCGGGATCGGCAACGCCTACTCCGACGAGATCCTGCACGTGGCGAAGATGAGCCCGTTCAAACCCGCCTCGAACCTGACCGAGGACGAGCAGAAGGTGCTCTACGACGCGATGCGGGACACGCTGACCGATGCGGTCGAGCGGTCCAAGGGGCTGGCGGCACAAGACCTCAAGTCGGAGAAGAAGAGCGGTCTGCGGGTGCACGGCCGCAAGGGTGAGAAGTGCCCGGTCTGCGGCGACATCGTCCGCGAGGTGAGCTTCGCCGACTCGTCCCTGCAGTACTGCGCGACCTGCCAGACCGGCGGCAAACCCCTCGCCGACCGCCGCCTGTCAAAGCTGCTGAAGTAG